In the Anastrepha obliqua isolate idAnaObli1 chromosome 1, idAnaObli1_1.0, whole genome shotgun sequence genome, one interval contains:
- the LOC129253280 gene encoding protein FAM136A-like, with translation MIEQQRKRVERAISDMINEMYSSHLRKMQSEMHMCASKCCDDQRGTLDSVQSCIEGCAVPLTKEQNYLQHELGQFQTRLQNCVMKCSEDARQRLSPSPGTVELSKYQRQFENCTVSCVDRHIGLIPTMMKTINAVLEKGPNAMPQA, from the exons ATGATAGAGCAACAACGTAAACGCGTAGAACGCGCCATTTCTGACATGATCAATGAAATGTATTCAAGTCATTTACGTAAAATGCAG TCCGAAATGCATATGTGTGCATCTAAATGTTGCGATGATCAACGTGGGACTTTAGACTCCGTGCAGTCTTGCATTGAGGGATGTGCAGTTCCACTTACTAAAGAACAAAATTACTTGCAACATGAATTGGGCCAATTTCAAACGCGTTTGCAGAATTGTGTGATG aaATGCAGCGAAGATGCCCGACAGAGGTTGTCACCGAGTCCCGGGACTGTGGAACTATCAAAATATCAGCGCCAATTTGAAAATTGCACTGTGTCTTGCGTTGACAGACATATTGGACTTATACCAACTATGATGAAGACCATTAATGCTGTTTTGGAGAAAGGTCCTAATGCTATGCCTCAGGCGTAA